attgattACTTGGAAAAAACCCTCCATTAAtgacttcttctttctctcctaAGTATTTTCTCTGTGtatcttttgtgtgtttgtCTCTAATATTTTCTCCATGTGCCAGGGTTTACTGGCGGCTCATCGTGGAGGATATATAGATTCTCAAAAGGAGGAAGGGCCTGCTCCACTTTTGTGGAGATTTTCAGACTTTTTGAAGTGGGCGGAGCTTTGTCCATCTGAACAGGAAATTGGTCATTCATTAATGCGTCTTGTGATTACCGGGCAGGAAATACCACACGCGTGTGAGGTATGTGATTTTGTTAAAAGCTTATTAAAAATATCGTCTGATTGCCTCATGAATTTCTAAAACAGTGAGCAAATAACTTGTCAATGTTGATTTGGTAATAAGGAATGCTGTTTTTTCAGGTTGAGCTACTTATTTTATCTCATCACTTCTACAAGTCATCTACGTGCCTTGATGGAGTTGATGTTCTTGTGGCACTTGCTGCGACTAGGGTTGAGGCTTATGTTGCTGAGGGAGATTTCTCATGCCTGGGTCGTCTAATAACTGGAGTTGGAAACTTTCATGCTCTTAATTTCATTCTCAATATCCTAATCGAAAACGGGCAGCTCGATCTCTTGCTACAAAAATTTTCTAGTGCTGCTGATGCAAACACTGGTACTGCCCAGGCTGTCAGAAGTTTTCGGATGGCCGTTCTGACTTCGTTGAATCTCTTCAACCCAAATGATCATGATGCATTCGCAATGGTATGTCTTCAGCTAGAATTAGCCAAGTAAAAGAGTttatttcatcatttttttatcCGCTTACCAAAGTTCACTATCATGATAGCTGATTGATAAATTTGCTTTTACCACTTACGTTTGTGCACATGAAGCAATATTTGgggatagttttaaaatttcgtTGTTTTCAGGTATATAAACACTTTGACATGAAGCATGAAACGGCTGCTTTGCTAGAGGCACGTGCAGATCAGGCTGCGCAGCAATGGTTTAGACGGTATGACAAGGATGAAAATGAAGATCTCCTTGATTCTATGCGCTATTACATTGAAGCAGCTGAAGTTCACACTTCTATTGATGCTGGAAACAAAGCACGGAAGGCTTGTGGTCAGGCTTCCCTTGTCTCGCTTCAAATAAGGATGCCAGATTCCAAGTGGCTCTGTTTATCCGAAACAAACGCTAGAAGAGCACTTGTTGACCAATCTCGTTTCCAGGAGGCTCTGATCGTAGCAGAAGCGTATGGTCTTAACCAGCCAAGCGAATGGGCGCTTGTGCTTTGGAATCTGATGCTCAAACCCGAACTAGCGGAAGAGTTTGTGGCTGAGTTTGTAGCGGTGCTTCCCCTGCAGGCTTCAATGCTACTGGAACTGGCTAGATTTTACAGGGCCGAAATGGCAGCTCGAGGTGACCAGTCTCAGTTCTCAGTCTGGCTGACAGGAGGAGGGTTGCCAGCTGAGTGGGCCAAATACATGTGGAGATCATTCAGGTGTTTGCTGAAGAGAACTCGGGACTTGAGGTTACGGTTACAGCTGGCGACAACAGCGACTGGATTCTCTGACATGGTCGATGCGTGTATGAACGCGTTGGATAAGGTCCCGGACAACGCTGGACCACTTGTACTGAAGAAAGGGCATGGAGGAGGATACTTACCACTCATGTGAAGAGATCATCATCCCTAAAGGATGCAATGTTGAGTATCTCGCTCTCTCTGCTACATCGTTGTGAGAGCTAGATGGAGCTGTAAATTAGCCGGAGAAATTGAAAAAGAGTTGGATGTTTTGGAAGAGTAAACTGGAGTTTTTCTTAATATACGTTTCACAgtgttttttgtgtgtgtgtttgttgaTGATTGGTCTCACAATTTTTTccattttgtttcttcttgtaCCTTGCGGCGATTAAATGGCAgtcttgagagagagagagagatatagtGATGTGTAACAGTGTAATAACTGTCTGTTATTAAGTTATAGGAAAAAATCACATTGTTGTAATAAGTTTGAATCTTATACTTATTTGCCTGGGAATGGATATATTTCTTGTTTTAGAAATTTGGAAGATCACTCACATTGAAGGTTTATATTTACAAGCGTTATACCGTCGTCATACTGCATCCAAGCAAAAACTAATAACAGTTTTACTTCATGAAGCTTTTTGAAGCCATTAGAAAAACTGAGTTGGATTCACACGCACTTTTTGTTGGAACTggttattctttttttaattaacgcCAAAGAGCTTAATTCAAatttaatcataaaataaaacccATTACATAACAAAGGTGCACCACAATCCAAACTCAATTTAAGACAGCTTGTTAATACTCTCGAGCTATGTTTTTGAAACAGAACTTAAACCAACCTTGACAACTTCACGGTCTCTTATTGGTTGAAACCCTAAAGCCATGCTTCATGCTAAGAATTAAATGAGGACCTTGGTTCAATTTTCTGCCTTTCAGCAATCTTAACATCAAAAGTTTTGTAATATCTCCACAACCACTGCCTTCATCAGAACCATAGCCATTTTCTTACCAAGGCATGTTCTTGGCCCTGCATTAAACGCTAAGAGCTTGAAGGAAGGCTCATGTCTCAACACCCCGGTCTCAGAtatccatctttctggcttgaACTCCGATGCATCTTCTCCCCCACACTGCTTTCATCCTACCCAACGCCTATATTAAGATCAAGATCTTCGAGTTTGCTTCCACTTTATGCCCACTTGGAAGCACATCTGATCGAACGGGAGACACACGCTCGATAGGAACCGGTGGATAAAGCCTCATTGTTTCACACAACGCTGCGTGTAAATACACTAGCTTGTTAAACTGCTCCGTTGGATCACAATCACTACTATACTTGGTGGTAGATTTGTGTCCATCTCTCGGAGCTGAACATCTCTTAGTGAGATGAGATCAGGATCTGGTACATCAATTAATTCCCTTATGTACCATACCATAATTTTGTGATAGATATTAATACATTGGAAAATAAGGGAATGGTACATCAATTAATTCAAGCTGAACATCTCTTAGTAATTGTTACTCTAAGCCCATGCTTCATGTACAATATAAGACCAGGATCTGGCTCAATCTTCTGTCCTTTGATAACCTTAATATCATAGTTTTGTAATATCTCCACTGCCACTGTTTTCATTAGAGTCAGAGCTAATTGCTTACCAGGACATGTTCTTGGACCAGCGTTAAACGATAAAAACTTGAAGGAAGGCTCATGTCTCAAGCATCCTGACTGTGAAACCCATCTCTCTGGCTTGAACTCCATTGCGTCTTCTCCCCAAACCGCTCTCATCCTCCCCAACGCGTAAAGAAAGATCATGATCGTTGAGCTTGAGTCCACTTTATGCCCACTAGGAAGCAAGTCTGGTTTTATAGGTGACTTGCGTTGGAAGGGAACTGGTGGATAAAGCCTCATTGATTCATACAAAGCAGCTTGTAAATACACCAACTTGTCTAAGTTGTGTTGGCCATGAAGATTTATGTTGGTGATGATCTCTTGGCGAATCTTGGTTACCACTCGAGGGTTTTCAGATAAAAGCCAGAAGAACCAAGAGAGAGCTGAAGCCGTTGTATCCCTCCCAGCTAGATTGAAAGCCAAGATGGTGTCTCTGAGGAACTTATCATCACTCGGGTTCAAGATCTCGTACTTAGTTGTATCAAGCTTCATGTGAGATGTCAAGAGATCCTCATGACATTCACCATTTGATTGTTGATCTTGTGTTCGCATCTCTTTTCTCTTAGCTGATATGTATTTGGCGGAAACACGATCAAAAGTGGCACCAGCTTCCATCGTCCTCTTCTCTTGTCCAAACCCAATCCACTTTTGAAGCTTCCACAAGAACTTTGGTACGACATGCCTAAAGAAAATCCCATCTCCAAGAACGTCAAGAGCTTTAGCATACTCATCTTCAGGCATTTCAACAGAGAGAGTCTTGGGATCAAACCCGGTTACAAGAACAAAAGTTGTATCAAACGTGAAACGTTGAAACACATTTTGCAAATCAACGACCATCTCCTTCTTTGAAAAACGATCGAAAAGAGGAACAAGACCGTCGTCGAGTTTAGCTCTTGTTGCACTCATGGAAAGCTTTTGAAACCCTTGGTGGTTAAGCATGTACTGAGCAGCTCTTCTTTGGTTCCTCCACATGTCACCGTCCGAGTTAAAGATCATTTCTCCGAAAACATCGAAGACTTCTTTGAAGTCAGCTCCCTTGGTGTAGTTGGAGAAGTTTGAGCTTAATATGTAGTGGATGTTAGCTGGATCAACCGTGACTAATATATCCATCCCGGTGAACCACGGTCCCTTGAATGGGAATGTTAAGTTGGTTTGCTCGAGGACCTCCACGCTGAAGTCGTAGATGCGGTGGAGCA
The Brassica napus cultivar Da-Ae chromosome A1, Da-Ae, whole genome shotgun sequence DNA segment above includes these coding regions:
- the LOC106369450 gene encoding alkane hydroxylase MAH1 — its product is MASLSLLEASVALLCFLIFHHLLFKKPHDRFLKNWPVLGMLPGFLIVLHRIYDFSVEVLEQTNLTFPFKGPWFTGMDILVTVDPANIHYILSSNFSNYTKGADFKEVFDVFGEMIFNSDGDMWRNQRRAAQYMLNHQGFQKLSMSATRAKLDDGLVPLFDRFSKKEMVVDLQNVFQRFTFDTTFVLVTGFDPKTLSVEMPEDEYAKALDVLGDGIFFRHVVPKFLWKLQKWIGFGQEKRTMEAGATFDRVSAKYISAKRKEMRTQDQQSNGECHEDLLTSHMKLDTTKYEILNPSDDKFLRDTILAFNLAGRDTTASALSWFFWLLSENPRVVTKIRQEIITNINLHGQHNLDKLVYLQAALYESMRLYPPVPFQRKSPIKPDLLPSGHKVDSSSTIMIFLYALGRMRAVWGEDAMEFKPERWVSQSGCLRHEPSFKFLSFNAGPRTCPGKQLALTLMKTVAVEILQNYDIKVIKGQKIEPDPGLILYMKHGLRVTITKRCSA